One region of Pogoniulus pusillus isolate bPogPus1 chromosome 19, bPogPus1.pri, whole genome shotgun sequence genomic DNA includes:
- the FHL1 gene encoding four and a half LIM domains protein 1 isoform X1: MSERFDCHYCRDPLQGKKYVQKEGRHCCVKCFEKICANTCIECKKPIGADSKELHFKNRYWHDSCFNCFKCYTSLVNEPFMLRENNKVWCSNCTAAADAPRCKGCFKPIIAGDQNVEYKKMVWHKDCFTCSQCKQVIGSGSFFPKGDDFYCVSCHEHKFAKTCAKCKNPITSGGLTYQEQPWHSECFICSNCKKQLGGKRFTAVEDEFYCVECYKECVAKKCAGCKNPITAGFGRGTSVVNYEDESWHDYCFKCTRCARALANKRFVCHNGKIYCAECPKRL; the protein is encoded by the exons ATGTCGGAGCGCTTCGACTGCCACTACTGCCGTGACCCCCTGCAGGGGAAGAAGTACGTGCAGAAGGAGGGCAGGCACTGCTGTGTCAAGTGCTTCGAGAAGATCTGTGCCAACACCTGCATCGAGTGCAAGAAGCCCATCGGAGCCGACTCCAAG gagctgcacttCAAGAACCGTTACTGGCACGACAGCTGCTTCAATTGCTTCAAGTGCTACACCTCCTTGGTCAACGAGCCCTTCATGCTGAGGGAGAACAACAAGGTCTGGTGCAGCAACTGCACAGCTGCTGCGGATGCCCCCAGGTGTAAGGGCTGCTTCAAGCCCATTATTGCAG GAGACCAAAACGTTGAGTACAAGAAGATGGTCTGGCATAAGGACTGCTTCACCTGCAGCCAGTGCAAGCAAGTGATTGGATCTGGGAGCTTCTTCCCCAAGGGTGATGACTTCTACTGTGTCTCCTGCCACGAGCATAAGTTTGCCAAGACCTGTGCTAAATGCAAGAAT cccatcACTTCTGGAGGCCTCACCTACCAGGAACAGCCTTGGCATTCTGAGTGTTTCATTTGCTCCAACTGCAAGAAGCAGCTGGGTGGGAAGCGCTTCACGGCCGTGGAGGATGAGTTCTACTGTGTGGAATGCTACAAGGAGTGCGTGGCCAAGAAGTGTGCTGGCTGCAAGAACCCCATCACAG CAGGGTTTGGAAGAGGAACCAGTGTGGTTAACTACGAGGATGAGTCCTGGCACGATTACTGTTTCAAGTGCACCAGGTGTGCCCGTGCCCTGGCCAACAAGCGCTTTGTCTGCCACAATGGGAAGATTTACTGCGCCGAGTGTCCCAAacggctgtga
- the FHL1 gene encoding four and a half LIM domains protein 1 isoform X2 yields MSERFDCHYCRDPLQGKKYVQKEGRHCCVKCFEKICANTCIECKKPIGADSKELHFKNRYWHDSCFNCFKCYTSLVNEPFMLRENNKVWCSNCTAAADAPRCKGCFKPIIAGDQNVEYKKMVWHKDCFTCSQCKQVIGSGSFFPKGDDFYCVSCHEHKFAKTCAKCKNPITSGGLTYQEQPWHSECFICSNCKKQLGGKRFTAVEDEFYCVECYKECVAKKCAGCKNPITGFGRGTSVVNYEDESWHDYCFKCTRCARALANKRFVCHNGKIYCAECPKRL; encoded by the exons ATGTCGGAGCGCTTCGACTGCCACTACTGCCGTGACCCCCTGCAGGGGAAGAAGTACGTGCAGAAGGAGGGCAGGCACTGCTGTGTCAAGTGCTTCGAGAAGATCTGTGCCAACACCTGCATCGAGTGCAAGAAGCCCATCGGAGCCGACTCCAAG gagctgcacttCAAGAACCGTTACTGGCACGACAGCTGCTTCAATTGCTTCAAGTGCTACACCTCCTTGGTCAACGAGCCCTTCATGCTGAGGGAGAACAACAAGGTCTGGTGCAGCAACTGCACAGCTGCTGCGGATGCCCCCAGGTGTAAGGGCTGCTTCAAGCCCATTATTGCAG GAGACCAAAACGTTGAGTACAAGAAGATGGTCTGGCATAAGGACTGCTTCACCTGCAGCCAGTGCAAGCAAGTGATTGGATCTGGGAGCTTCTTCCCCAAGGGTGATGACTTCTACTGTGTCTCCTGCCACGAGCATAAGTTTGCCAAGACCTGTGCTAAATGCAAGAAT cccatcACTTCTGGAGGCCTCACCTACCAGGAACAGCCTTGGCATTCTGAGTGTTTCATTTGCTCCAACTGCAAGAAGCAGCTGGGTGGGAAGCGCTTCACGGCCGTGGAGGATGAGTTCTACTGTGTGGAATGCTACAAGGAGTGCGTGGCCAAGAAGTGTGCTGGCTGCAAGAACCCCATCACAG GGTTTGGAAGAGGAACCAGTGTGGTTAACTACGAGGATGAGTCCTGGCACGATTACTGTTTCAAGTGCACCAGGTGTGCCCGTGCCCTGGCCAACAAGCGCTTTGTCTGCCACAATGGGAAGATTTACTGCGCCGAGTGTCCCAAacggctgtga